GCCCCGCCACGACCGACGCCGACGTGTACTGCCGCGACGGCGCGACCACCGCCCGCTTCCTGCCCACGCTCACGTCGGCCGCCGCGCACGGCACGTACCGCTTCGACGCCTCGCCCCAGATGCGCCGCCGTCCCCTCGCTCCGCTCAGCAGGGCCCTGCGCGACCTGGGTGTGGACCTCCGTCACGAGGAGGCCGAGGGGCGCCACCCGCTCACGGTCACGGCGGGCGGGGTGGAGGGTGGTGACGTGACCCTGGACGCGGGCCAGTCGTCCCAGTACCTCACCGCGCTCCTGCTGCTCGGCCCGCTGACCAGGACCGGCCTGCGCATCACGGTCACCGACCTGGTCTCGGCGCCGTACATCGAGATCACCCTGGCGATGATGCGCAGCTTCGGGGCCGAAGTCCGCCGCGGCGGCAACGTGTTCGAGGTCGCGCCCGGCGGCTACCGCGCGACCACCTACGCGATCGAGCCGGACGCCTCGACCGCGAGCTACTTCTTCGCGGCGGCGGCCGTCACCGGCGGCGAGGTCACCGTCGAAGGACTCGGCAAGAACGCGCTCCAGGGCGACCTGGCGTTCGTCGACGTCCTGCGGCGCATGGGCGCCGGGGTGACGACGACGGCGGACCGCACCACGGTCACCGCGCCCGGCCCCGCGGGTCTGTCCGGCATCACGGTCAACATGCGGGACATCTCCGACACGATGCCGACCCTCGCGGCGATCGCGCCGTACGCGAGCGGCCCGGTCCGCATCGAGGACGTGCACAACACGCGCGTCAAGGAGTGCGACCGCCTGGAAGCCTGCGCGCAGAACCTGCGCGGGCTCGGCGTGACGGTCGCGACGGGACCCGACTGGATCGAGATCCAGCCGGGCACCCCGGCCCCGGCGGAGATCACCACGTACGGGGATCACCGCATCGCGATGTCCTTCGCGGTGACGGGCCTGCGGATCCCCGGCGGGGTCACGTTCGACGACCCGGGGTGCGTGCGGAAGACGTTCCCCGACTTCCACGAGGCGTTCGCGAAGGTGTTCGGATAGCCGTTCGGATGGCCGCCCGGCGGGCTGTGCCGACTCGTCGAGCAGCCGGTCGAGACGGCCGGCTCCGGCCCAGGCCGGTGATCGGGCGGCCGTCCCTGCACCACAGGGGCGGCCGTCCCTGCACCACGGGGGTGGCCGCCCGGCCTCGCATCAGCCCCACATATGCCTGTCCCGCCCGGCGGGCTATGCCGACTCGTTGAGCAGCCGGGCGAGATGCTCACGTCCGGCCGTCAGGAGCCCGGGCAGCGGGGCGGCGTCCGGATACCAGCGCTTCTCGTACTCCCAGCACAGCCACCCGTCCCAGCCCTCGCGGCACAGCACGTCCACGACCTCGGTGAGCGGCAGCACGCCTGTGCCGAGCGCGAGCGGCGTCGTGTCGTCGGCGCCCGCGATGTCCTTCACCTGTACGTAGCCCAGGTGCGGGGACAGCGCCGCGTACGACGCCACGGGCTGCTCGCCGCCGAGCCACGTGTGCATGACGTCCCACAGGGCGCCGACCTGCCGGTGTCCGACGGCGCCGAGCACGCGCATCGCGTCGGCTCCCGTGCGGTGCGAGTCGTGGGTCTCCAGGAGGATGCGGACGCCGAGGTCCGCGGCGTACTCGGCGGCGGTGCCCAGGCGCCGGGCGGCTGTCGCGTCGGCGTCGGCGCGGCTCTGCTCCGTGCCGCCGCCCGGGAAGACGCGTACATAGGGCGCGCCGACGTCGCGGGCGAGTTCGAGGAGTGACCTGATCTCCGCGATCACCGGTTCGTCCTCGCCGGGAGCGGCCACCCGCGCGTACCCGGCGAGCCCGAGGATCTCGACCCCGGCGGCCTTGAACGCGGCGGCGGCGTCGGCCCGTTCGGCGGGCCCGAGCCCCGGGTGTACGGGTTCTTCGGGATGGGCGCGCAGCTCGACACCGTGATACCCGTGCTCGCCGGCGAGCCGCACGACATCGGCGAGGGGAAGCCCGGGAACCCCGAGCGTGGAGAAGGCCAGTTTCATGGCGGGGACGCTACCGGGCTGCGGGGCGGGGTCAAGGGCATGCCCGGCGCGGATGCGGCGGCCGGGTGAAGGGGCGGCGCGAGGAACCCGGTGACGGCGACACCTGACCGCGCCCGGCCCAATCCCCTTGCCGCGCCAAGCTTCGGCAACGTCCCTGCCATGCGGGTCACGGCTTGGCCAAGCCGATTCCGTGCGTTGGCCACGTATTCATCGCCCGCCCCGTGCGGGCCTCACCTCGGCCCTGGACAGTGGCTCACCGGAACGCACGTGCCCCCGCACATCCGTGGACAAGAGCGCCCCCAACCGCCTTTCCGTCCATGGGAGTTCATGGTCGTCCGTCGCATGAAGGGATCCCCATGCCCGAGGAGTTCACCCGTCGCAGGCTGCTGGGTT
The DNA window shown above is from Streptomyces sp. NBC_01445 and carries:
- the aroA gene encoding 3-phosphoshikimate 1-carboxyvinyltransferase codes for the protein MPVVEIPGSKSVTARALFLAAAAQGTTTLVRPLSSDDTEGFAEGLLRLGYGVERGPDAWHIEGRPAGPATTDADVYCRDGATTARFLPTLTSAAAHGTYRFDASPQMRRRPLAPLSRALRDLGVDLRHEEAEGRHPLTVTAGGVEGGDVTLDAGQSSQYLTALLLLGPLTRTGLRITVTDLVSAPYIEITLAMMRSFGAEVRRGGNVFEVAPGGYRATTYAIEPDASTASYFFAAAAVTGGEVTVEGLGKNALQGDLAFVDVLRRMGAGVTTTADRTTVTAPGPAGLSGITVNMRDISDTMPTLAAIAPYASGPVRIEDVHNTRVKECDRLEACAQNLRGLGVTVATGPDWIEIQPGTPAPAEITTYGDHRIAMSFAVTGLRIPGGVTFDDPGCVRKTFPDFHEAFAKVFG
- a CDS encoding sugar phosphate isomerase/epimerase family protein; the protein is MKLAFSTLGVPGLPLADVVRLAGEHGYHGVELRAHPEEPVHPGLGPAERADAAAAFKAAGVEILGLAGYARVAAPGEDEPVIAEIRSLLELARDVGAPYVRVFPGGGTEQSRADADATAARRLGTAAEYAADLGVRILLETHDSHRTGADAMRVLGAVGHRQVGALWDVMHTWLGGEQPVASYAALSPHLGYVQVKDIAGADDTTPLALGTGVLPLTEVVDVLCREGWDGWLCWEYEKRWYPDAAPLPGLLTAGREHLARLLNESA